In the Candidatus Cloacimonas acidaminovorans str. Evry genome, one interval contains:
- a CDS encoding RloB family protein — protein sequence MKPRKNKPTRPFKNTVLCFCEGETEKVYLTCLKKDRYKNVHIELKPQISNAGFKNIFYDIEQLLAEPPETNYKYIFYVLDMDVIYGDNRINEYKNQKKSVESLDQAKERLTIIESRPCIEFWFLLHYKNTDKCFVNCDEIIVELCKHIPEYCKNQNYITSLYKELKNKLETARQRSEAICKKERVDNEDYSYSGMHILIRILDDLQNKTSPNNQIK from the coding sequence ATGAAACCAAGGAAGAATAAACCGACAAGACCATTCAAAAATACGGTATTATGTTTCTGTGAAGGTGAAACGGAAAAGGTATATTTAACTTGTCTTAAAAAAGATAGATACAAGAATGTGCACATAGAGCTTAAACCCCAGATCAGCAATGCCGGCTTCAAGAATATTTTTTACGATATTGAACAACTACTTGCTGAACCACCAGAAACAAATTATAAATATATATTTTATGTTTTGGATATGGATGTTATTTATGGCGATAACCGAATAAATGAATACAAAAATCAAAAGAAAAGTGTGGAATCTCTTGATCAAGCAAAAGAAAGATTAACAATAATTGAATCCAGACCCTGTATAGAGTTTTGGTTCCTTTTACACTATAAAAATACGGATAAATGTTTTGTCAATTGTGACGAAATTATTGTTGAATTATGTAAACATATTCCTGAATATTGTAAAAATCAGAATTATATCACCTCTTTATACAAAGAGCTGAAAAATAAATTGGAAACTGCAAGGCAAAGATCAGAAGCAATATGTAAAAAAGAAAGAGTAGATAATGAAGATTATTCCTACTCGGGAATGCATATATTGATACGGATTCTTGATGATTTACAGAATAAAACTTCTCCCAACAATCAGATAAAATAG
- a CDS encoding AAA family ATPase yields the protein MIITFSVQNFLSIRNKVTLDFRATSDKTLEDYYVVSVEKPKLRILRMAMIYGANASGKTNLLMALNFIKRFISDTSINKEIPIPITPFALDEDKSSIFEIDFLQKGVVYSYYLELNKKHIIQEELSYYPNGRKTLIFSRKLVDIKGFIYEYKWRNAAINEKQKDALELTVQNQSILSKIATIQYSGVLQEARNWFNTTLNPILSNKTDLFRFNYHNYLSSPQKEKKYKPLYLELLKRADFCIEDFNIEKKIIPLSDLPPSLRAEIEDQNKESEGDKTKNEIYWLKTEFTHKTPSGTYVLNYNMESMGTQRYFGLVGVLFELLYKNRVVPIDEIESSLHIDLIIHFITTFLRNKSQGQLIFTSQNTALLKEKDILRRDAIWIIERNEDGSTSLTSVSEYPVRKEHSIESIYRKGLIGGLPNLGTTLLEGENETKEE from the coding sequence ATGATTATTACCTTTAGCGTCCAAAACTTCCTTTCCATCCGGAATAAAGTAACTTTGGATTTTCGTGCCACCAGTGACAAAACCCTGGAGGACTATTATGTAGTTTCGGTTGAAAAACCAAAGCTAAGAATTCTTAGAATGGCTATGATTTATGGAGCTAATGCCTCCGGAAAAACTAATTTGCTTATGGCTTTGAATTTTATAAAACGATTTATTAGTGATACTTCTATAAACAAAGAAATTCCTATTCCAATAACTCCTTTTGCTTTGGATGAAGATAAGTCCTCTATCTTTGAGATTGATTTTCTCCAGAAGGGAGTTGTATATAGCTATTATTTGGAATTGAATAAAAAACACATCATTCAGGAAGAGCTAAGCTATTATCCAAATGGAAGAAAGACCCTTATCTTTTCCCGCAAATTAGTTGACATCAAAGGTTTTATATACGAATATAAATGGAGAAATGCAGCAATAAATGAAAAACAAAAAGACGCTTTGGAATTAACCGTCCAAAATCAATCAATTCTTTCTAAAATAGCGACAATACAATATTCGGGTGTTCTCCAAGAAGCAAGAAACTGGTTTAATACAACTTTGAATCCTATTTTGAGTAATAAAACCGACTTGTTTAGATTCAATTATCATAATTATCTCAGCAGTCCCCAAAAGGAAAAGAAATATAAACCTTTATATTTAGAACTCCTGAAGAGGGCTGATTTTTGTATAGAAGATTTTAATATTGAGAAAAAGATAATACCATTATCAGATTTACCACCAAGTTTAAGAGCAGAAATAGAAGATCAAAATAAAGAAAGTGAAGGAGATAAAACGAAAAATGAAATATATTGGCTCAAAACAGAATTTACCCATAAAACTCCATCAGGAACTTATGTGCTAAATTATAATATGGAATCAATGGGTACTCAAAGATATTTTGGTTTGGTGGGAGTTCTATTTGAACTATTATATAAAAATCGGGTTGTTCCAATAGATGAAATAGAAAGCTCATTGCATATAGATTTGATTATTCATTTCATTACTACTTTTTTAAGAAATAAAAGCCAGGGACAGTTAATTTTCACCTCTCAAAACACAGCTCTTTTAAAAGAAAAAGATATTTTACGCAGAGATGCCATTTGGATTATAGAAAGAAATGAAGATGGAAGTACATCACTTACCAGCGTTTCTGAATATCCTGTGCGTAAAGAACACTCCATAGAAAGTATATATAGAAAGGGTTTAATTGGCGGCTTGCCTAATCTGGGAACTACCCTCTTGGAAGGTGAAAATGAAACCAAGGAAGAATAA
- the kamA gene encoding lysine 2,3-aminomutase, with protein MSKLIDIKSIATPEQWNDWHWQIKNRITTHAQLSKYIELQPEEEAVFKDKAFSFRMAITPHYLSLIDHSNPYDPIRLQAIPRIAESHISPSDMADPLSEDADAPVPGMTHRYPDRVLLLLTDQCAMYCRHCTRRRKAGEHDAPMPKENVEKALEYIKEHKEVRDVILSGGDPLTLSDERLDDILNRLSKIEHIEIVRLGTRTPVVLPQRFTDSLLNILQKYKFVWLNTHYNHPNELCEDSCKALAKIAETGIPMGNQSVLLKGVNDNVDVMKALVHKLVKNRVRPYYIYQCDLSEGISHFRTPIAKGIEIMESLRGHTSGLCVPTYVVDAPGGGGKIPVMPNYVISQMPGRVILRNYEGFITAYTEPEFVEQDKSKYRELCADEYKSTEGIMALMRGKKVAIGPAETKRNRRRKH; from the coding sequence ATGAGCAAACTAATTGACATTAAAAGCATTGCCACTCCTGAACAATGGAATGACTGGCATTGGCAAATTAAAAATCGCATCACAACTCACGCTCAACTATCTAAATACATTGAACTGCAACCCGAAGAAGAAGCGGTTTTTAAGGACAAGGCATTTTCTTTCCGGATGGCTATCACTCCTCATTATCTTTCTTTGATTGATCACAGCAATCCTTATGATCCGATTCGTTTACAGGCAATTCCGCGCATTGCGGAAAGCCATATTTCGCCATCCGATATGGCAGATCCTTTAAGTGAAGATGCCGATGCTCCTGTTCCTGGAATGACACATCGCTATCCTGATCGGGTTTTGCTTCTTCTAACTGACCAATGTGCAATGTATTGCAGGCATTGTACACGCCGGAGAAAAGCCGGTGAACACGATGCTCCTATGCCCAAAGAAAATGTGGAAAAGGCACTGGAATATATAAAAGAACACAAAGAAGTGCGCGATGTTATCTTAAGCGGAGGCGATCCTCTCACTTTAAGTGACGAGCGTTTGGATGATATTTTAAACAGATTAAGTAAGATTGAACATATAGAAATTGTGCGTTTGGGCACCAGAACTCCGGTTGTTTTGCCACAACGCTTTACGGATTCGCTTTTGAATATTTTGCAGAAATATAAGTTTGTTTGGCTGAACACGCATTATAATCATCCCAATGAACTTTGTGAGGACTCCTGTAAAGCGCTTGCCAAAATTGCTGAAACAGGAATTCCAATGGGCAATCAATCCGTGTTACTGAAAGGTGTAAACGACAATGTAGATGTAATGAAAGCCCTGGTGCATAAACTGGTGAAAAATAGAGTTCGCCCTTACTATATATATCAATGTGATTTATCCGAAGGTATCAGCCATTTCCGCACCCCTATTGCCAAAGGAATTGAAATTATGGAAAGTTTGAGAGGTCATACCTCCGGATTATGTGTTCCAACTTATGTGGTAGATGCTCCAGGTGGTGGAGGAAAAATTCCTGTGATGCCCAATTATGTTATTTCCCAAATGCCGGGAAGAGTTATTTTACGAAACTATGAAGGTTTTATTACGGCATACACAGAACCGGAATTTGTGGAACAGGACAAAAGCAAATACCGTGAACTTTGTGCGGATGAATATAAATCCACAGAAGGTATAATGGCTTTAATGCGGGGTAAAAAAGTAGCCATAGGTCCCGCAGAAACGAAGCGTAATCGTCGTAGAAAACATTAA
- a CDS encoding M23 family metallopeptidase — protein MNWGKDILLSFIFLLLATFCLISLMGINPKHPAEIKPDLQKPSEPWIIQTIPDGGSIFSVLANLNLPLKEVGLLAFKFGDYIDVSTIQPGDTLKILLSEDKQHIAKMVFVQEPTTRHHFTVSADSLVYSLEALPVKRVKRIMEGNLEETLDASLLAMGFAPQDKQAINNGLEAEINFARDARNGDFFRIFVEERIFEGKTLPGRKIFYVQYSGERTGTCELFRYEDEEENSVLNGLYTKEGKSCHSNGVGFPLSVIHLVSPFGRRLDPFYGNWANHQGVDYRAHYGTPVYAVANGKVTDAGYSGGWGNEIRIKHPSGLTTQYAHLSSMSVRKGQTLKKGQIIGRVGSTGRSTGAHLHFGLIKGKKYINPTNLKMVGTEKLNETQMARFKSQQQIILQDMENLMHPKPVIASVKK, from the coding sequence ATGAATTGGGGAAAAGACATTCTTCTTTCCTTTATTTTTCTGCTTCTTGCCACTTTTTGTCTTATCAGTTTAATGGGTATCAATCCTAAACATCCTGCAGAAATTAAACCCGATTTACAAAAACCCTCAGAACCCTGGATAATACAAACCATTCCTGACGGAGGAAGTATTTTTTCCGTGCTGGCAAATTTGAATTTACCCTTGAAAGAAGTTGGCTTGCTGGCTTTTAAATTCGGTGACTATATTGATGTTTCCACTATTCAACCTGGAGATACGCTGAAAATATTGCTTTCGGAAGATAAACAACACATTGCTAAAATGGTGTTTGTGCAGGAACCAACTACCCGTCATCATTTTACGGTTAGTGCTGATTCTCTTGTCTATTCTCTGGAGGCATTACCCGTTAAAAGAGTTAAACGCATCATGGAAGGAAACTTAGAAGAGACCTTGGATGCTTCTCTATTAGCTATGGGTTTTGCTCCTCAGGATAAACAGGCAATAAATAACGGCTTGGAAGCAGAAATAAATTTTGCCCGCGATGCACGAAACGGTGATTTTTTCCGCATCTTTGTAGAAGAACGCATTTTTGAAGGGAAAACCCTGCCCGGCAGAAAAATATTCTATGTTCAATATAGCGGTGAACGAACCGGCACTTGTGAACTTTTCCGTTATGAAGATGAGGAAGAAAATTCAGTGCTAAACGGTCTTTATACTAAAGAAGGAAAAAGCTGCCACAGCAACGGAGTAGGTTTTCCTTTATCTGTAATTCATCTTGTTTCTCCTTTTGGCAGACGCCTTGATCCTTTTTATGGAAACTGGGCTAATCATCAGGGAGTTGATTATCGTGCGCATTATGGAACTCCTGTTTATGCCGTAGCCAATGGAAAAGTTACGGATGCAGGTTATAGCGGTGGCTGGGGAAATGAAATTCGGATAAAACATCCCAGTGGACTTACAACTCAATATGCACATCTTTCTTCAATGAGTGTCCGCAAAGGACAGACCCTTAAAAAAGGACAAATAATAGGACGCGTTGGCTCTACAGGACGTTCCACAGGTGCCCATCTGCATTTTGGTTTAATCAAAGGTAAAAAGTATATCAATCCTACAAACCTGAAAATGGTAGGAACGGAAAAGCTGAATGAAACGCAGATGGCAAGGTTCAAAAGCCAGCAACAAATAATTCTGCAGGATATGGAAAATTTGATGCATCCCAAACCTGTGATCGCCAGTGTAAAAAAATAG
- a CDS encoding CHASE2 domain-containing protein, protein MPVKKVIIYLVIILLIVEIIFAFPFFKNLEYKAQDMLFRMRGKLPVSDKIVIIGIDDATFSALNETWPFPRDYHSKLIENLNKAGAKQIIFDIEFTEKTLPESDLRLAETANRYQNVIFAGKVLTSQRPGEPSQIIPPISPITEYNLPWGIVNMEADPDGFIRKYTLFENFDQTNLYSIGIASLANLRVYQNNWAEHIKVNSKALHLTDKSIPLADKNKAIINFRGPAKTYPAFSYANILDDSTFFMPGYQGAELDEFYEIRDSGVLKDKIVLVGATIDELHDKFPTPYGGEWTSGVEIQANFLDMVLTGNYLQKLNPWLFLLIEVVLLIGLWYLFKVLKPQFSALALLGLLIILFIINLLLFNKAGIICPIAQTIILLILIYVASILNHYWVTMKEKRFIRNAFQQYLAPELVNQLLANPKSLKFGGSLQEITVLFSDIRNFTTYSEKHSPQETVNILHEYLTEMVKIIINNHGILDKFVGDEIMALYGTPVPLPNHSFDACKTALQMRECLSRLQEKWQNEGIEPFEIGIGINTGMAVVGNLGSEQIFDYTAIGDTINLGARLEGLNKEYNTFNHIIISEFTYEKVKNLVNANYIEEVKVKGKNIAVKIYELVSLK, encoded by the coding sequence ATGCCCGTAAAAAAAGTAATTATCTACCTCGTTATAATCCTGCTAATCGTAGAAATTATCTTTGCTTTTCCCTTCTTTAAGAATCTGGAATACAAAGCTCAGGATATGCTTTTCCGAATGAGAGGTAAATTGCCGGTTTCCGATAAAATTGTTATTATAGGTATTGATGATGCCACCTTTAGCGCTTTAAATGAAACCTGGCCATTTCCCCGGGACTATCATTCCAAATTAATAGAAAATCTGAATAAAGCCGGAGCCAAGCAGATTATATTTGATATTGAGTTTACGGAAAAAACTTTGCCGGAAAGTGATTTACGGCTGGCAGAAACTGCAAATAGATATCAGAATGTAATTTTTGCCGGAAAGGTCTTAACTTCACAGCGTCCCGGAGAACCCAGTCAGATTATTCCTCCCATTAGTCCCATAACAGAATATAATTTGCCTTGGGGAATTGTAAATATGGAAGCTGATCCGGATGGTTTTATTCGTAAATACACCCTTTTTGAAAACTTTGATCAAACCAATCTCTATAGCATAGGAATTGCATCTCTGGCAAATTTAAGGGTCTATCAAAACAATTGGGCTGAGCATATTAAAGTTAACAGCAAGGCATTGCATTTAACCGATAAAAGTATTCCCCTTGCAGATAAAAACAAGGCAATCATCAATTTTAGAGGTCCTGCTAAAACTTATCCTGCTTTTTCTTATGCCAACATTTTGGATGATTCAACTTTTTTTATGCCTGGTTATCAGGGTGCAGAATTGGATGAATTTTACGAAATAAGAGATAGTGGCGTTTTAAAAGATAAAATTGTGTTGGTTGGAGCTACAATTGATGAATTGCACGATAAATTTCCCACTCCTTATGGCGGAGAATGGACTTCGGGAGTAGAAATTCAAGCCAATTTTCTGGATATGGTGTTAACGGGAAATTATCTGCAGAAACTTAATCCCTGGCTGTTTTTGCTGATTGAAGTTGTTTTGCTGATTGGGCTTTGGTATCTTTTTAAAGTATTAAAACCCCAGTTTTCCGCTTTGGCTCTTCTTGGACTGCTGATTATTTTATTTATTATCAATCTGTTGCTGTTTAACAAAGCCGGAATTATTTGTCCCATAGCGCAAACGATTATCCTTTTGATTCTTATTTATGTTGCCAGCATTTTAAATCACTATTGGGTAACGATGAAAGAAAAACGCTTTATCAGAAATGCTTTTCAGCAATATCTTGCTCCGGAACTCGTTAATCAACTTCTTGCCAATCCTAAAAGCTTAAAATTCGGCGGTTCTTTACAGGAAATAACTGTCCTGTTTTCCGATATCCGCAATTTTACTACTTATTCCGAAAAACACTCTCCTCAGGAAACAGTCAATATCCTCCACGAATACCTTACCGAAATGGTTAAAATAATAATCAACAATCACGGTATTCTGGATAAATTTGTAGGGGATGAAATTATGGCTCTTTATGGAACACCCGTTCCTTTGCCTAATCATTCTTTTGATGCCTGTAAAACAGCTTTGCAAATGAGAGAATGTCTTTCCCGCTTACAGGAAAAATGGCAAAACGAAGGCATTGAACCCTTTGAAATAGGTATCGGTATTAATACCGGAATGGCTGTTGTGGGAAATCTGGGTAGCGAACAAATCTTTGATTATACTGCTATTGGCGATACAATCAATTTGGGAGCACGATTGGAAGGACTAAATAAGGAATATAACACTTTCAATCATATCATCATCAGTGAGTTCACTTATGAAAAAGTTAAAAACCTGGTAAATGCCAATTATATTGAAGAAGTGAAGGTTAAAGGAAAAAATATCGCAGTTAAAATATATGAGCTCGTCAGCTTGAAGTAA
- the kdd gene encoding L-erythro-3,5-diaminohexanoate dehydrogenase produces the protein MKSNGCRYGTHRVIEPKGVLPQPAKILNNDMSEIWDNEMLIDVIRLNIDSASFHQIKNKLIAQGHQDLEKAFAEHAIELTNRTGKHKNEDTGSGGMFIGRVAAIGDKFEMKEEVKVGDKIASLVSLSLTPLKINKVKKVLLDKDQMEIEGQAILFSSGVYAKLPDDLDENLALSVLDVAGAPAQVERLVKPDDTVVIIGANGKSGILCNAVAKERAGICGKVIGVVRNENYIPTCKATGCDEVILAQATDAITIQKEVSRLTNGKMADVVINVVNTEDTELPSIMAAKDRGMVYFFSMATSFTKAALGAEGIGADVDMMIGNGYAHHHSEIALDLLRRNSVLMKIFKERYAE, from the coding sequence ATGAAAAGTAATGGATGCAGATATGGAACGCACCGGGTAATTGAGCCAAAAGGTGTTTTACCGCAACCGGCAAAAATATTGAATAACGATATGAGCGAAATTTGGGACAATGAAATGCTGATTGATGTTATTCGTTTAAATATTGATTCCGCTTCCTTTCATCAGATTAAAAACAAGCTTATTGCCCAAGGACATCAGGATTTGGAAAAGGCATTTGCGGAGCATGCTATTGAACTTACCAACAGAACCGGCAAGCATAAAAATGAAGATACTGGTTCTGGCGGAATGTTTATCGGCAGGGTTGCCGCTATAGGTGATAAATTTGAGATGAAGGAAGAAGTGAAAGTGGGGGATAAAATTGCTTCTCTGGTCTCGCTTTCACTAACTCCCCTTAAAATAAATAAAGTGAAAAAAGTGCTGTTAGACAAGGATCAAATGGAGATTGAAGGGCAAGCAATTCTTTTCAGCAGTGGCGTTTATGCCAAGTTACCGGATGATCTGGATGAAAATTTGGCGCTTTCCGTTTTGGATGTTGCCGGAGCTCCTGCACAAGTAGAGCGACTGGTAAAACCTGATGATACAGTTGTTATTATTGGAGCTAACGGTAAAAGCGGTATTTTATGCAATGCCGTAGCGAAAGAAAGGGCAGGAATTTGTGGAAAAGTGATCGGAGTGGTACGCAATGAAAATTATATTCCCACTTGCAAAGCAACCGGTTGTGATGAAGTTATCCTTGCTCAAGCTACGGATGCTATCACAATTCAAAAAGAGGTCTCGCGCCTTACTAATGGCAAAATGGCGGATGTAGTTATCAATGTTGTAAATACTGAAGATACTGAATTGCCGAGTATTATGGCAGCCAAAGACCGTGGTATGGTCTATTTTTTCTCTATGGCTACTTCTTTTACAAAAGCAGCTTTGGGCGCAGAAGGAATTGGTGCCGATGTAGATATGATGATAGGTAATGGTTATGCCCATCATCATTCCGAAATTGCTTTGGATTTATTACGGCGCAATTCCGTTTTAATGAAGATATTTAAAGAACGCTATGCGGAATAA
- a CDS encoding energy-coupling factor transporter transmembrane component T family protein, with product MKKSSLHPLTHILMALLLSTFVFIAKKPVSLLCLTILALLYAVWRMENGWQKVFKTLWHTLPFLLVLAFFQIVFRRTGTLLWSYGILKISEEGVLISLQLTLRLLTVIYCAKALAVMDYTEFSKAFSAIRLPEELSFMLSYAIHLVPKFLGQLKGFVTGLKLRGIDAAGLSFSKRLRVYKQLSITALAELIRSSETAAIALELRGFRSEGKRSKLHRQKFSYRDLLCLLFFSVLVIIVTRI from the coding sequence ATGAAAAAAAGTTCTTTGCATCCTCTAACTCATATCTTGATGGCTTTGTTGCTTTCCACTTTTGTTTTTATTGCTAAAAAGCCGGTTTCTTTGCTATGCCTTACTATTTTAGCTTTGCTTTATGCTGTATGGAGGATGGAAAACGGCTGGCAAAAAGTATTCAAGACACTTTGGCATACTTTGCCCTTTTTATTGGTTTTAGCTTTCTTTCAAATTGTTTTCCGACGCACAGGAACATTGCTTTGGTCTTATGGAATACTAAAAATCAGCGAGGAGGGAGTTCTTATTTCTCTACAGCTAACTTTGCGTTTATTAACCGTTATTTATTGTGCCAAGGCATTAGCAGTAATGGATTATACCGAATTTTCCAAAGCATTTTCGGCTATTCGTTTACCCGAAGAGCTATCCTTTATGCTTTCTTATGCTATTCATTTGGTACCGAAGTTCTTAGGGCAGTTAAAAGGATTTGTTACCGGGCTTAAATTGCGCGGAATTGATGCTGCTGGTTTATCTTTTTCCAAACGCTTACGGGTTTATAAACAATTGTCCATTACGGCTTTGGCAGAACTAATCCGAAGCAGTGAAACAGCAGCTATTGCTTTGGAATTAAGAGGTTTTAGAAGTGAAGGAAAACGAAGTAAACTGCATCGGCAGAAGTTTAGCTACAGGGATTTATTATGTTTGCTATTCTTTTCGGTTTTGGTTATAATAGTTACAAGGATTTGA
- a CDS encoding cation diffusion facilitator family transporter, whose protein sequence is MTDRDNLTRVTVNLGLFSNILLSIVKTCVGILGHSAALLADGINSTSDVVYYIAVKIFMKQAQKPADVEHPYGHRQLESISAIVVGAFILTTGIAIFWESVNKVYDLLSKTEIGQPLSIWTLVIALFTFGLKIFLYTYTRKNIPKTKNPTLKALANDHLNDIMAAVAVVVGVLLGRLGYYWMDPAAGAIVAIYIIKTGVEIIMESSRELMDYLPDEDFVRELKTEAMAVEGVRSIEDLGIHRFGPYFTVNMTITVDGDISVDKGNIISDSVEKRLLDKFSTGLRQVHIHFHPYFEKHSSADPDPGSKTNIGVSL, encoded by the coding sequence GTGACGGACCGCGATAATTTAACCCGAGTAACTGTAAATTTAGGTCTGTTTTCCAATATTTTATTATCTATTGTCAAGACCTGCGTAGGCATTTTAGGTCATAGTGCTGCTCTTTTAGCCGATGGCATAAATTCCACTTCCGATGTTGTCTATTACATTGCCGTTAAAATCTTTATGAAACAAGCCCAAAAACCTGCCGATGTAGAACATCCTTATGGCCACAGACAACTGGAATCTATTTCTGCAATTGTAGTTGGGGCGTTTATTCTTACTACCGGAATAGCCATTTTTTGGGAATCGGTAAATAAGGTCTATGATTTGCTTTCCAAAACGGAAATTGGACAACCCCTTTCTATTTGGACTTTAGTTATAGCGCTTTTTACCTTTGGCTTGAAAATTTTCCTCTATACTTACACCCGCAAAAACATACCCAAAACCAAAAATCCTACTCTCAAGGCATTAGCTAATGACCATCTGAATGATATTATGGCTGCCGTAGCTGTTGTAGTTGGTGTCCTTTTGGGTCGTCTTGGCTATTATTGGATGGACCCGGCTGCCGGAGCTATAGTTGCTATTTATATCATAAAAACCGGAGTAGAAATAATAATGGAATCCTCAAGAGAACTGATGGATTATCTTCCTGACGAGGATTTTGTGCGTGAACTGAAAACCGAAGCAATGGCTGTAGAAGGAGTTCGTAGTATTGAAGACCTGGGTATTCATCGTTTCGGTCCCTATTTTACAGTGAATATGACTATTACAGTGGATGGAGATATCAGCGTTGATAAAGGCAATATTATTTCCGATTCCGTAGAAAAACGCCTGCTGGATAAATTCAGCACCGGCTTAAGACAAGTGCATATTCACTTCCATCCTTACTTTGAAAAACACTCTTCTGCAGACCCCGACCCGGGTTCTAAAACAAACATTGGAGTTAGTTTATGA
- a CDS encoding ATP-binding cassette domain-containing protein has protein sequence MLFLQDFGISFAEQKLWEGINLKIPEGSIFHLKGPNASGKSSLLNAISGIIPEYVKAKTTGNILLGQTDLQAIPLKEKFHYLWHQLSDAEAQLFFPDCLSELAFALEHLALPPENIIAKINLAIAQFGLEKMLQRDPSTLSGGEKKLLLCAVAETIDPPLLLLDEPLNGLDKLASDLVLKWLKNKKEQGKIIVVADHNPLIETVADFSYTLPENPQPLTIDNSLFTEAVLNLQDKRDCAIKPFPEILYNIEELSFAYPNAELLFKDLSLKINSTENILLKGKNGAGKSTFLKLLTGLLKPNKGKIYLQGKHLQGLDPKNFAHFYYQSQITKENLLGISVKQNWLFWQLAIPELKDLPIKEDPLFTELSAGQQKMVSQQILPYMLSKFWILDEPFASLDENAGKQLLNLLQYKSRNYPGMLIVSHSLEAHRELFDIVLSFQNQTLQEEKG, from the coding sequence ATGCTTTTTTTACAGGATTTCGGCATTTCCTTTGCAGAACAGAAATTATGGGAAGGTATCAATCTAAAAATTCCTGAGGGCTCTATATTTCATTTAAAAGGACCTAATGCCAGCGGGAAAAGTTCCTTGTTGAATGCCATTAGCGGAATAATTCCGGAATATGTGAAAGCCAAAACCACCGGTAACATTCTTTTGGGGCAAACGGATTTACAAGCAATTCCCTTAAAAGAAAAATTTCATTATCTATGGCATCAGTTAAGCGATGCGGAAGCACAGCTGTTTTTTCCCGATTGCTTATCCGAACTTGCTTTTGCTTTGGAACATCTTGCCTTGCCTCCAGAAAATATCATTGCTAAAATAAACCTGGCAATAGCGCAATTTGGGCTGGAAAAGATGTTACAACGAGACCCTTCAACTCTTAGCGGAGGCGAGAAAAAACTTTTGCTTTGTGCTGTTGCGGAAACAATTGATCCTCCTTTACTGCTTTTGGATGAACCCTTAAACGGATTGGATAAACTGGCAAGCGATTTGGTCTTAAAGTGGCTGAAAAACAAGAAAGAGCAAGGTAAAATAATAGTAGTAGCTGATCACAATCCGTTAATAGAAACAGTAGCTGATTTTTCCTATACTTTACCGGAAAATCCGCAACCGCTGACTATAGACAATTCATTATTTACCGAGGCAGTTCTGAATTTGCAGGATAAGCGGGATTGTGCTATAAAACCTTTTCCTGAAATTCTTTACAATATTGAAGAGCTCAGTTTTGCTTATCCGAATGCGGAACTTTTGTTTAAAGACCTCTCTCTCAAGATAAACAGCACGGAAAATATTCTACTGAAAGGAAAAAATGGAGCCGGGAAAAGCACTTTCCTGAAATTGCTGACTGGATTGCTAAAGCCCAATAAGGGGAAAATATACTTGCAGGGAAAGCATCTGCAGGGTTTAGACCCCAAAAACTTTGCTCACTTTTATTATCAAAGCCAGATTACCAAGGAAAACCTTTTAGGGATAAGCGTTAAACAAAACTGGCTATTCTGGCAATTGGCAATTCCGGAACTAAAGGATTTACCTATAAAAGAAGACCCTTTGTTTACAGAGCTTTCTGCCGGACAGCAGAAAATGGTTTCGCAACAAATTTTACCCTATATGTTATCTAAATTCTGGATATTGGATGAGCCCTTTGCTTCTTTAGATGAAAATGCCGGCAAGCAACTGTTGAATTTACTGCAATATAAAAGCCGAAACTATCCGGGAATGCTGATTGTTTCACATTCTCTGGAAGCACATAGGGAACTTTTTGATATAGTGCTTTCTTTCCAAAATCAAACTCTGCAGGAAGAAAAGGGATGA